The segment GACTTCCGGTTTGAATGATCTGGTGCCCGATAATTATTGCACTGATGATACATGCCTCGAATATCTTGCAGATGCCGGAACACGTTGGGCTTATCACAATGCGCCTTACACTTTACTGGATGGAGTAATTGAAAACAGTACCGGGCAGGCATTGAATCTTTACTTATTGAATAAAGTGAAAACTCCAACAGGAATAACGGGGAATTATTATCCTTCCGGCTACAACAGTCTGTTCATAAGCGTTCCAAGAAGTATGGCTCGTTTTGGATTGCTGATGTTGAATCACGGCAACTGGGATGGGAATCAGATCATGACTGATACAACTTATTACAATGAAATGATCAACACATCACAGAACCTGAATCCCTCATACGGGTATTTGTGGTGGCTGAATGGAAAACCGTCTTATCTCGTACCCGGACTTCAGATTCCTTTTCCAGGACCGCTGATGCCGCATGCACCATTAGACATGTATTCGGCATTAGGTAAGAATGGTCAGTTTATTAATATCGTACCGAGTCAGAATTTAGTTCTGGTAAGAATGGGAGATGCCCCCGGTGTTGGTGAAGTTCCGTTTTTGTTCAATGATTCTATTTGGGAGCGAATGCAGGATGTGATGTGTGGGACAACTGATATAAATTCAAATGCAGATAGAATTAGTATGAGTGAAATTTATCCGAATCCGACTTCAGGAAATTTATTTATTCAGTCTGATTTAAATTCTAATTACAGAATTTTGAATTTGTTAGGTGTTGAAGTTTTGAATGGAGAATTTTCAAAGGGTGAAAATAAATTGGATTTGACACGGTTGAACAATGGGATTTATTTTATTCAATCAGGAAGAGAATCTCAGAAAATATTATTATTGAAATAAACTTTACATCTATGAATTGCTTTTAAGCGCACAACTATATAAATTATTTCCCGCAGAATGCGCAGAACACGCAGAAAATCCGCAGAAATTCCTTTGGAATAATAAGTAATATGTAATCGTTTAATTTAGAAATGAAGTTTATTTTTGGTCTTGCGCCAAATCACATTTCAATTTCGATCTCGCAGAGATATCTGCGGATTTTCTGCGTGTTCTGCGCATTCTGCGGGAAATATTTTTCTGTAAATAATTACAATAGATCACTTCTCCGCTGTCATAAATTTACAATCCCTAAACACCCCATTCGAATTTTTTATTTCCAACTGATATGCATAACTCGATCTGGCAATACCTGATGCTGCCAGATCAAGTTTGATTTCATGATCACCTGCATTCAGGTTTTTTATTTCTATTGATTTGATAATTTTTCCCTGCAGATCGTACAGGTCAAATTTCACATCTGAGGTATTGATCAATTTAAATGGAACTGTTGTAAAATTGTCGAATGGATTTGGAAAATTCTGTCCGAGTGAAAATTGTTTGGCGGTTTCACGTTCAATATTCCCGACATGTGTTGCAACTCCACTTCCCTGAATTGTGACTTCAAGAAATGAATCATAGCCTCCGCTACCATTTGGAGTAAGTGTGGCCAGCTGATATGCATATCCATTTGCAAATACACCGTCATTGATGATTGGAACCGGATCAACACCATTTGTATAAATTGCCGGATTGGCAGAATAGATCGCCTGTTTTGCAGCTTCATCAAATGTTAACTGAGAAATTGCAGCATAAGACGAACTCACATAAACCTGAAAATGGATATGACATACACGACCCGGATACCAACCCGGAAGAATGGTGATGAAATTAACTTCGCCATTCGCATCTGTGATCTGATACCCTCTGAAATCCGTGAGTCCTGTTTGTGCACCATAACCTGAATAAACTCCATCCTTATCGCATTGCCAGATATTTACCCGCAGGTTTTCCATAGGTAAACAATTGTTTTCTCCGATGATCCTGAGTTTTAAATTCATTGTTACACCGGGTTTGCCTTCGGTGATATCCTGACGGAAGTAAAAATTATTTGCTGTAAGATCAAGAGGAAATGGTCCTGCAGTTTCTGACGGAATCAATACACATCCTCCCGAATTCACCGTTTCCGATGGGGAAGAAAAAACCTTTCCAAAAGGTATTAAGGCCGCAGCACCAGCTAAACCCGTAATTTTTAGAAATTCGCGTCTGTCGTTTTTCATGAAAAATCAGATTTTGTTACCAACATAAATCAATTAGGTATACTAAAGGTAAGTGTTCCTCCTATATGTTTTTCAAATAAAAAAAACCGGCAGAAGATTCTGAGATCTCCCTACCGGTTTCATGTGGTGGCTTTTCAATAAAACGCTAATTTTCCCTAATTGTCTTCGTCTTACTGATTCAAAAATAGTCATTGACTATTCACTGACACAATTTTAAGACAGGAATAATATTAAAAAAAGTTTTTTTTGATTTTGAAATGTGAAATGTTTTTTTTAAATGTGGATGAACCGGCCGGCTAATCTTCAAAAACACAAAAGCCCCCGGTACTTCGGAGGCCTTTGTGCATGAAAAAAACTTCTATTCTATTCTATTACTAACCTTATCGTTTTAACTTCTACTCCATCTGACTTAACAGAAAGGAAGTACATGCCTTTTGCAAATGTACTCAGATCCAGTTCATGCAAATTATTTCCTGTCTCCAGGTTCACATTTTCAATCAGCATGATCTTACCAACAAGATCTTCAATTTCAATCATGCAATCTGTATTAGATTCTGAATCGAAACTTAAGGTTAATTTTCCTGTCGTTGGATTTGGATATGCGCTGAAATCCGCTAAAGATTGAATCTCAGAATTTCCCTGACGACAGAATAAACTTACACTGACATTGTACAGAGCATGACTACTTGCACCGCAAGCATTGATCGCATTTGCACGAACGACAGCCGAAGAAGATATTGCTGTATTAAAATTGACTGTTGCGCTCAATCCTGATGGTGCAGGAATGATCGTAGCTCCACCTGTTACTAACCATGCATACGATGTAGCACCTGCAACAGGTAGTATAGTATAAACTACCGATGAGTTAGTTTTACATACAGCAGATGGTCCTGAAATAACCGGAGCCGGAGGCCGCGATGTTACAGTATAACAACGGGCAGGTCCGCTTCCGCAAGAGTTGAGAGCTGAAACACAAATGTTCGCTGAGGCCGATGTAAACGTCGGACCAAAGATCACATTTACTGATAATCCTGTGCTGCTTCCTACTATTGTAACTCCTGCTGGAACTGTCCACTGATATGATGTTGCGCCTGCAACTGCAACAATAGAATAAGTTGCCGTTGTATTGCACAAATTATTTCCCGGACCACTGATACTACCAGGCTGAACCGGAGTTGATCTTACAACAAACGATTTCACATAA is part of the Bacteroidota bacterium genome and harbors:
- a CDS encoding serine hydrolase, which gives rise to MKKILLISLFIVFSQISKAQLYFPPTTGNSWDTLSPSSLGWCQDKIDTLLNFLDSKNTKAFIVLKDGKIVIEHYFDTFTVDSLWYWASAGKSLTSFLVGMAKQDGFLNLSDSTSQYLGSGWTICPPAKEGMITVLDQLRMTSGLNDLVPDNYCTDDTCLEYLADAGTRWAYHNAPYTLLDGVIENSTGQALNLYLLNKVKTPTGITGNYYPSGYNSLFISVPRSMARFGLLMLNHGNWDGNQIMTDTTYYNEMINTSQNLNPSYGYLWWLNGKPSYLVPGLQIPFPGPLMPHAPLDMYSALGKNGQFINIVPSQNLVLVRMGDAPGVGEVPFLFNDSIWERMQDVMCGTTDINSNADRISMSEIYPNPTSGNLFIQSDLNSNYRILNLLGVEVLNGEFSKGENKLDLTRLNNGIYFIQSGRESQKILLLK
- a CDS encoding T9SS type A sorting domain-containing protein, with the protein product MKNDRREFLKITGLAGAAALIPFGKVFSSPSETVNSGGCVLIPSETAGPFPLDLTANNFYFRQDITEGKPGVTMNLKLRIIGENNCLPMENLRVNIWQCDKDGVYSGYGAQTGLTDFRGYQITDANGEVNFITILPGWYPGRVCHIHFQVYVSSSYAAISQLTFDEAAKQAIYSANPAIYTNGVDPVPIINDGVFANGYAYQLATLTPNGSGGYDSFLEVTIQGSGVATHVGNIERETAKQFSLGQNFPNPFDNFTTVPFKLINTSDVKFDLYDLQGKIIKSIEIKNLNAGDHEIKLDLAASGIARSSYAYQLEIKNSNGVFRDCKFMTAEK